A region of Thermobifida halotolerans DNA encodes the following proteins:
- a CDS encoding ABC transporter permease, whose amino-acid sequence MTTTFLTDTTTVFVRELRPVLRDPFSVIFTMVQPLFFLALFAPLLPQTTGGQSALQWFVPGIVVMSCLFATSTTGSNLLFEMQTGAHERMLVSPLRRSALIVGRALKEIVPVLAQTALIVAATVPFGFRPHPLGTVGGLLILGVFSIGLGALSYTLALAAKNTEWLFWAVQQTLLFPLMLLAGMLLPVENGPGWLRALSRLNPLTYVVDAQRALFNGDLITPAVAWGALAAAATAAVGLWVGITAMRRAN is encoded by the coding sequence ATGACCACCACGTTCCTCACCGACACCACCACCGTCTTCGTCCGGGAACTGCGGCCGGTGCTGCGCGACCCGTTCTCGGTGATCTTCACGATGGTGCAGCCGCTGTTCTTCCTGGCGCTGTTCGCGCCGCTGCTGCCCCAGACCACGGGCGGGCAGTCGGCGCTGCAGTGGTTCGTCCCCGGCATCGTCGTCATGTCGTGCCTGTTCGCCACGTCCACCACCGGATCGAACCTGCTGTTCGAGATGCAGACCGGGGCGCACGAGCGCATGCTGGTCTCGCCGCTGCGCCGCTCCGCGCTGATCGTGGGCCGGGCGCTGAAGGAGATCGTGCCGGTGCTCGCGCAGACCGCGCTCATCGTCGCCGCGACCGTGCCGTTCGGTTTCCGCCCGCATCCGCTGGGGACGGTCGGCGGGCTGCTGATCCTCGGCGTGTTCAGCATCGGGTTGGGCGCGCTGTCCTACACGCTGGCGCTGGCCGCGAAGAACACGGAGTGGCTGTTCTGGGCGGTCCAGCAGACCCTGCTGTTCCCGCTGATGCTGCTCGCCGGGATGCTGCTGCCGGTGGAGAACGGTCCCGGCTGGCTGCGGGCGCTGTCCCGGCTCAACCCGCTGACCTACGTCGTCGACGCGCAGCGCGCCCTGTTCAACGGCGACCTCATCACCCCGGCCGTCGCCTGGGGCGCGCTGGCGGCCGCGGCGACGGCCGCGGTGGGCCTGTGGGTGGGCATCACCGCGATGCGCCGCGCGAACTGA
- a CDS encoding DinB family protein, translating to MSEKNGNAAASEPADALTAADERADLLEALATQRHFLRFTTRGLTDEQAGLRTTTSELCLGGLVKHVTAIERTWVDFILDGPSAMGDFTAMTEADRARRADEFRLLPGETLAGVLADYAETARRTDETVAALPDLDAARPLPRAPWFEPGARWSARRVLVHIIAETAQHAGHADIIRESLDGAKSMG from the coding sequence ATGAGCGAGAAGAACGGGAACGCGGCCGCCAGCGAACCGGCCGACGCGCTGACCGCCGCGGACGAGCGCGCCGACCTGCTGGAGGCACTGGCCACGCAGCGGCACTTCCTTCGGTTCACCACCCGGGGGCTCACCGACGAGCAGGCCGGGCTGCGGACCACCACCAGCGAACTGTGCCTGGGCGGGCTGGTCAAGCACGTCACCGCGATTGAGCGGACCTGGGTGGACTTCATCCTGGACGGTCCGTCGGCGATGGGCGACTTCACCGCCATGACCGAGGCCGACCGGGCCCGGAGGGCCGACGAGTTCCGGTTGCTGCCCGGCGAGACACTGGCCGGTGTGCTGGCCGACTACGCCGAGACGGCCCGCCGCACCGACGAGACGGTCGCCGCCCTGCCCGACCTGGACGCGGCCCGCCCGCTGCCGAGGGCCCCGTGGTTCGAGCCCGGCGCGCGGTGGTCCGCCCGCCGGGTGCTGGTGCACATCATCGCCGAGACCGCCCAGCACGCCGGCCACGCCGACATCATCCGCGAGTCCCTGGACGGCGCCAAGAGCATGGGGTGA
- a CDS encoding tautomerase family protein — MPIIQLTAPAGSLTPQGRADVQQELARTLLRWEGAPDTPFFRAQSWSYLHELPEGAQTTAEDGEPRFRVDVTVPEGALSQRRREGLVADVASVVLKAAGLEASEALRVWVLVHEQPDGTWGAGGSVVRYADLAELARSQR; from the coding sequence ATGCCGATCATCCAGCTCACCGCCCCCGCCGGAAGCCTCACCCCGCAGGGCCGCGCGGACGTGCAGCAGGAACTCGCCCGGACCCTGCTGCGCTGGGAGGGCGCCCCCGACACGCCCTTCTTCCGCGCGCAGTCGTGGAGCTACCTGCACGAACTCCCCGAGGGCGCCCAGACCACCGCCGAGGACGGCGAGCCGCGCTTCCGGGTCGACGTCACCGTGCCGGAGGGGGCGCTGTCGCAGCGCCGCCGGGAGGGCCTGGTCGCCGACGTGGCCTCGGTCGTGCTCAAGGCCGCCGGACTGGAGGCATCCGAGGCGCTTCGGGTGTGGGTGCTGGTCCACGAGCAGCCCGACGGCACCTGGGGCGCGGGCGGATCGGTCGTCCGCTACGCGGACCTGGCCGAACTGGCGCGGTCCCAGCGGTGA
- a CDS encoding TetR/AcrR family transcriptional regulator: MAEESQGSRQRIVAGAADMIRRRGLAATSVRELAAHAGTPLGSTYHYFPGGKQQLAAEAVRFAADAVTAVLEKELRAGPVAGLRAFLAWWRRTLVDSDYRAGCPVLAVAVEEPPADGTPQALAAAAEAFAVWEDVLARALRAHGTDAAEAAQSATLVVAAVEGAVALCRARRDTAPLDAVAARLEALLAR; the protein is encoded by the coding sequence ATGGCCGAGGAGAGCCAGGGGTCCCGCCAGCGCATCGTCGCGGGCGCGGCCGACATGATCCGCCGCCGCGGCCTGGCCGCCACCTCGGTGCGGGAACTCGCCGCGCACGCCGGGACGCCGCTCGGCTCCACCTACCACTACTTCCCCGGCGGCAAGCAGCAGTTGGCCGCCGAGGCGGTGCGGTTCGCGGCCGACGCGGTGACCGCGGTACTGGAGAAGGAGTTGCGGGCCGGACCGGTCGCCGGACTGCGCGCGTTCCTGGCCTGGTGGCGGCGGACCCTGGTCGACAGCGACTACCGCGCGGGCTGCCCGGTCCTCGCCGTGGCCGTCGAGGAGCCCCCCGCCGACGGGACCCCGCAGGCGCTCGCCGCGGCCGCGGAGGCGTTCGCCGTCTGGGAGGACGTGCTCGCCCGAGCCCTGCGCGCGCACGGAACCGACGCCGCCGAGGCCGCGCAGTCGGCGACCCTGGTCGTCGCCGCGGTCGAGGGCGCCGTCGCCCTGTGCCGGGCCCGACGCGACACCGCCCCCCTCGACGCGGTGGCCGCGCGCCTGGAGGCGCTGCTCGCCCGCTGA
- a CDS encoding M50 family metallopeptidase, giving the protein MTAAEAAVEDGWLDRTRPRLRPSVRVGPPLWEGPRRIHVVGDRDTGAFLRVGEREAFLVARLDGSAPLSAIGAEYAARFGRRLAAEHWRSLLGMLEARGLLEGAAPELLDRVRASAEAARRAEGRSPLRWRLPLRGAAEAVPAVARAVGWLFALPVAAPLTLLGTLACGYALLSWRELYAAFTGAPAPWSVAVVSLLVVWAMMGAHEYGHGVACHRYGGRPGEIGLMWRLPLVALYCKTDDQVLFPKTWQRVATSFAGVYVNLVALLPVAALWLWGPQSGWWHGLAGAVLFFGTVATLVNLVPVLGLDGYHMLAHALSTLHLQRHTLRFVGHLLRGRAGDYPVRARIVHSGYALLATAVLGPAAVGVIAVWYLTLAELWGPLWAVLALTAEGVLLALLIRWFLRRGRGKES; this is encoded by the coding sequence GTGACCGCCGCCGAGGCCGCGGTCGAGGACGGGTGGCTCGACCGGACCCGTCCCCGGCTGCGTCCGAGCGTGCGGGTGGGCCCGCCCCTGTGGGAGGGGCCGCGGCGGATCCACGTCGTCGGCGACCGCGACACCGGGGCGTTCCTGCGGGTGGGCGAACGCGAGGCGTTCCTGGTCGCGCGGCTGGACGGAAGCGCGCCGCTGTCCGCGATCGGCGCCGAGTACGCGGCCCGCTTCGGCCGCCGCCTGGCCGCCGAGCACTGGCGCTCCCTGCTGGGGATGCTGGAGGCGCGCGGCCTGCTGGAGGGGGCCGCGCCCGAACTGCTGGACCGGGTGCGGGCCTCGGCCGAGGCGGCCCGCCGCGCGGAGGGCAGGTCGCCGCTGCGGTGGCGGCTGCCGCTGCGCGGCGCGGCCGAGGCGGTGCCCGCCGTGGCGCGGGCGGTCGGCTGGCTGTTCGCGCTTCCCGTGGCGGCCCCGCTCACCCTGCTCGGGACGCTGGCCTGCGGCTACGCGCTGCTGTCGTGGCGGGAGCTGTACGCGGCGTTCACGGGCGCGCCCGCCCCGTGGAGTGTCGCCGTGGTGTCGCTGCTGGTCGTGTGGGCGATGATGGGCGCGCACGAGTACGGGCACGGGGTGGCCTGCCACCGCTACGGGGGGCGGCCCGGCGAGATCGGGCTGATGTGGCGGCTGCCCCTGGTGGCGCTGTACTGCAAGACCGACGACCAGGTGCTGTTTCCGAAGACGTGGCAGCGGGTGGCGACCTCCTTCGCGGGGGTCTACGTCAACCTCGTGGCGCTGCTGCCCGTGGCGGCGCTGTGGCTGTGGGGGCCGCAGTCGGGCTGGTGGCACGGGCTGGCCGGGGCGGTGCTGTTCTTCGGCACGGTCGCCACGCTGGTCAACCTGGTGCCCGTGCTGGGGCTGGACGGCTACCACATGCTGGCCCACGCACTGTCCACGCTGCACCTGCAGCGGCACACGCTGCGGTTCGTCGGGCACCTGCTGCGGGGCCGCGCGGGCGACTACCCGGTGCGGGCCCGGATCGTCCACTCCGGCTACGCCCTGCTGGCCACGGCGGTCCTGGGCCCGGCGGCCGTGGGCGTCATCGCCGTCTGGTACCTGACCCTCGCCGAACTGTGGGGGCCGCTGTGGGCCGTGCTGGCACTGACCGCCGAGGGCGTGCTGCTGGCTCTCCTCATCCGCTGGTTCCTGCGGCGCGGCCGCGGAAAGGAGTCGTGA
- a CDS encoding thiopeptide-type bacteriocin biosynthesis protein — translation MSDEWVAFHVFYASDANPIVVEAVRPLVAELRAEGRISGWFFIKYWLEGPHLRVRFKPREASLREEVAERARRALEDFLRRRPALYDTDSEGLDELYRQMFVAEYGEERWQAEYGAAGAIPLRPNNTVEQRPYEQELGRYGGPVGMDIAEWHFEHSSDVVAELLAFSNTHVRPVLLGLATQLSLMSAYSFLRDDAAVLRFFRRYRAFWESSYERPSDEHLASFDKSFARTRDSLLARVDRIRAVTAPGGEATRSRIERRWLDHCAELHQKVTGAAARGELEFSRRGSAAAPVDAPEDLAAVLLSSYIHMTNNRLGAAILDEVYLSYLVERALAERVPAEAA, via the coding sequence ATGTCCGATGAGTGGGTGGCATTCCACGTCTTCTACGCCAGCGACGCCAACCCGATCGTGGTCGAGGCCGTCCGCCCCCTGGTCGCCGAACTGCGCGCCGAGGGCAGGATCAGCGGCTGGTTCTTCATCAAGTACTGGCTGGAGGGACCGCACCTGCGGGTCCGGTTCAAGCCGCGCGAGGCGTCGCTGCGCGAGGAGGTCGCCGAGCGCGCCCGGCGCGCCCTGGAGGACTTCCTGCGCAGGCGCCCCGCCCTGTACGACACCGACTCCGAGGGCCTGGACGAGCTGTACCGGCAGATGTTCGTCGCCGAGTACGGCGAGGAGCGGTGGCAGGCCGAGTACGGGGCGGCCGGGGCCATCCCGCTTCGTCCCAACAACACCGTCGAGCAGCGGCCCTACGAGCAGGAGCTGGGGCGTTACGGCGGTCCGGTGGGCATGGACATCGCCGAGTGGCACTTCGAGCACTCCAGCGACGTGGTGGCCGAGCTGCTGGCGTTCTCCAACACCCACGTGCGGCCGGTGCTGCTGGGCCTGGCGACCCAGTTGTCGCTGATGAGCGCCTACTCCTTCCTGCGCGACGACGCGGCGGTGCTGCGGTTCTTCCGGCGCTACCGCGCCTTCTGGGAGTCCTCCTACGAGCGGCCCTCCGACGAGCACCTGGCGTCCTTCGACAAGAGCTTCGCGCGCACCCGCGACTCGCTGCTGGCCCGCGTCGACCGCATCCGCGCCGTCACCGCGCCGGGCGGTGAGGCGACGCGCTCCCGGATCGAGCGGCGGTGGCTGGACCACTGCGCCGAGCTGCACCAGAAGGTGACCGGGGCCGCGGCCCGCGGGGAGCTGGAGTTCAGCCGGCGCGGCTCGGCCGCCGCGCCCGTCGACGCGCCCGAGGACCTGGCCGCCGTGCTGCTCAGCTCCTACATCCACATGACCAACAACCGGCTGGGCGCGGCCATCCTGGACGAGGTGTACCTGTCCTACCTGGTCGAGCGGGCGCTCGCCGAACGCGTCCCGGCGGAGGCGGCGTGA
- a CDS encoding lantibiotic dehydratase yields MTDLLHPPETPPGALARWRLGEGFLIRAAGRPADTVAALRSPLACAWAAEVMAAEEHRDRQGERLRGALEEAIARAPGDHRVALINLRRDVFNARRPRPATLGRAEPGLDAAVRELLDAWLAALDTLESALDRGPRALAEDTARAREHARAELADDELRSAVLLQSQVLERTMDRYLDPDRRFDKSARHLERTLLELLYRASLKTSPFSTLTSVGLGRFRDGAPGALPRPADLRKRATVRLNVAVLARLAAVVQADPRLRSDFRVTLAPGADTDGERMRYVRRRTTAGADPDAVVALDTVHEDLFFLPGGPVLRDVAGLTRDVSPTLRELSTALAAAHGEPDTAGTDRLLGHLLRLGFLIVPDLQVDLRSDDPAASFAAALAAQEPEPLREAARALERAREQVAAYSRTPARERARVLARVRAHVAECFAAVDADPALTPRTLLYEDTVFRGADADRAAFERALLGDLASLADLLAAFDLNLPRRLTAKGFFVARYGRGGRCDDVTRFCHEFQRDFFDPYLQRSMRRRAFDEGNNHVPQENWFRSAEIAALDRARQAIGTHVGELLARARPGTEEIRLGDDFTDLVRALLPPSTSTAQPWSFLVQVSAGADGEPGRAVVNQAYAGLTLMFSRFAHSLADQGAPDLVRRVLRGYAPDGAVLAELHGGYETTNLNIHPAVTDYEIVCPGDHSDRPADEQIPLSDLFLVHDADADRVRLVSRRLGREVVPVYLGYLMPMALPEVQQALLCFSPSGMARPDLWAGTGIPVPERGVTAYPRLVLGDLVLQRRMWKMHAADFPRRDPGRGDADFFLRVRRWRRDLGLPERVFAQIDNAAAGGGAAESEEPVQEEGGTRRSAGRKPLPVDFASWHSIQLLEQMVLAASSRIVLTEAFPDTDGLWLRDEHDRPHVSELLIELYDTGRDRHVR; encoded by the coding sequence ATGACCGACCTGCTCCACCCGCCCGAGACGCCTCCCGGCGCGCTCGCCCGCTGGCGGCTGGGCGAGGGCTTCCTGATCCGTGCGGCGGGACGGCCCGCCGACACGGTGGCGGCGCTGCGCTCCCCCCTGGCCTGCGCGTGGGCGGCGGAGGTCATGGCGGCGGAGGAGCACCGCGACCGACAGGGCGAGCGGCTGCGCGGGGCGCTGGAGGAGGCGATCGCCCGGGCCCCCGGCGACCACCGGGTCGCGCTGATCAACCTGCGCCGGGACGTGTTCAACGCGCGGCGGCCCCGCCCGGCGACGCTGGGCCGCGCCGAACCGGGCCTGGACGCCGCGGTCCGTGAGCTGCTGGACGCCTGGCTGGCGGCCCTCGACACGCTGGAGTCGGCCCTCGACCGCGGCCCCCGGGCGCTGGCCGAGGACACCGCCCGGGCCCGCGAGCACGCCCGCGCGGAGCTGGCCGACGACGAGCTGCGCAGCGCCGTCCTGCTGCAGTCGCAGGTCCTGGAGCGCACCATGGACCGCTACCTGGACCCCGACCGCAGGTTCGACAAGTCCGCGCGCCACCTGGAGCGCACACTGCTGGAGCTGCTGTACCGGGCGTCGCTGAAGACCAGCCCGTTCAGCACCCTGACCTCCGTGGGCCTGGGCCGCTTCCGCGACGGCGCCCCCGGCGCGCTGCCGCGCCCGGCGGACCTGCGCAAGCGCGCCACCGTCCGGCTCAACGTCGCCGTCCTCGCCCGTCTGGCCGCGGTCGTCCAGGCCGACCCGCGGCTGCGGTCGGACTTCCGCGTGACCCTGGCCCCGGGCGCCGACACCGACGGGGAGCGGATGCGCTACGTGCGCCGCCGCACCACGGCCGGCGCCGACCCCGACGCGGTCGTGGCGCTCGACACCGTCCACGAGGACCTGTTCTTCCTGCCCGGCGGTCCGGTGCTGCGCGACGTGGCCGGGCTGACGCGCGACGTCTCCCCCACGCTGCGCGAACTCAGCACCGCTCTGGCCGCCGCCCACGGCGAGCCCGACACGGCCGGAACCGACCGGCTGCTGGGCCACCTGCTGCGGCTGGGTTTTCTGATCGTGCCCGACCTGCAGGTGGACCTGCGCTCCGACGATCCCGCCGCGTCCTTCGCCGCCGCGCTGGCCGCCCAGGAACCGGAGCCGCTGCGCGAGGCCGCCCGGGCCCTGGAGCGGGCGCGCGAGCAGGTGGCGGCCTACTCCCGCACCCCCGCCCGCGAGCGCGCGCGGGTGCTGGCGCGCGTCCGCGCACACGTGGCGGAGTGCTTCGCGGCGGTGGACGCCGACCCGGCGCTGACGCCGCGCACCCTCCTCTACGAGGACACCGTCTTCCGGGGAGCCGACGCCGACCGCGCCGCCTTCGAACGCGCCCTGCTGGGCGACCTGGCCTCCCTGGCCGACCTGCTCGCGGCGTTCGACCTGAACCTGCCGCGGCGGCTGACCGCCAAGGGGTTCTTCGTCGCCCGCTACGGCCGGGGCGGCCGCTGCGACGACGTGACCCGGTTCTGCCACGAGTTCCAGCGCGACTTCTTCGACCCCTACCTGCAGCGGTCGATGCGCCGCCGCGCCTTCGACGAGGGCAACAACCACGTGCCCCAGGAGAACTGGTTCAGGTCGGCGGAGATCGCGGCGCTGGACCGGGCCCGCCAGGCCATCGGCACCCACGTGGGCGAACTGCTGGCCAGGGCGCGGCCCGGCACCGAGGAGATCCGGCTGGGCGACGACTTCACCGACCTGGTGCGTGCCCTGCTGCCGCCGTCGACGAGCACCGCGCAGCCCTGGTCGTTCCTGGTGCAGGTGAGCGCCGGGGCCGACGGGGAGCCCGGGCGGGCCGTGGTCAACCAGGCCTACGCCGGGCTGACGCTGATGTTCTCCCGGTTCGCCCACAGCCTCGCCGACCAGGGCGCGCCCGACCTGGTGCGGCGCGTCCTGCGCGGCTACGCCCCCGACGGGGCGGTGCTGGCCGAGCTGCACGGCGGCTACGAGACGACCAACCTGAACATCCACCCTGCGGTCACCGACTACGAGATCGTCTGCCCCGGCGACCACAGCGACCGCCCCGCCGACGAGCAGATCCCGCTCAGCGACCTCTTCCTGGTCCACGATGCCGACGCCGACCGGGTGCGGCTCGTCTCGCGTCGGCTGGGCCGCGAGGTCGTCCCCGTCTACCTGGGCTATCTCATGCCGATGGCGCTGCCGGAGGTCCAGCAGGCGCTGCTGTGCTTCTCCCCCAGCGGCATGGCGCGGCCGGACCTGTGGGCCGGGACCGGGATCCCCGTGCCCGAACGCGGGGTGACCGCCTACCCGCGCCTGGTCCTGGGCGACCTGGTGCTGCAGCGCCGGATGTGGAAGATGCACGCCGCGGACTTCCCCCGGCGCGATCCCGGACGCGGCGACGCCGACTTCTTCCTGCGGGTGCGCCGCTGGCGGCGCGACCTGGGCCTGCCCGAGCGGGTCTTCGCCCAGATCGACAACGCCGCGGCGGGCGGGGGCGCCGCCGAGTCGGAGGAGCCGGTCCAGGAGGAGGGCGGCACCCGGCGTTCGGCGGGCCGCAAGCCGCTGCCGGTGGACTTCGCCAGCTGGCACTCGATCCAACTGCTGGAGCAGATGGTGCTGGCCGCCTCCTCCCGGATCGTGCTCACCGAGGCGTTCCCCGACACCGACGGGCTGTGGCTGCGCGACGAGCACGACCGTCCCCACGTCAGCGAACTGCTGATCGAGCTCTATGACACCGGAAGGGACCGCCATGTCCGATGA
- a CDS encoding nitroreductase family protein, with product MSTPASTHDGPGRIPDDGAVALDYARRAFERQRVPLPPPGFRVDWDDQPFRHTFYRDAPKLPLPAPFSAPVPGGVLASVERARAARNPAATPTPEELAAALACYAVTGRRASPDWNDDSTRRLHVGQAVWSRPTASGGGMYPVESYLVAGPDTVLPCGVYHHDTAHHALDRLSVQDRTAALEEASGVRAPLYLVATLRFWKNSFKYHSFAYHVVTQDTGALLGSWRTVLAAFGHTPRPVLWFDEAPVSAAVGVDGRTEAPFLVLPLGERTGGPSPRLLPGPAAPLPRVWERSRRVRSFELVEQVHLAALVGDAPRPAPEAGADCVAGPPTGDGPSVPLPPAEDAADGGGLERALRTRRSGFGVLSARPALHPAELGRILRAAERIGRCPTDVAPGPDRRPWVRLRLLANAVDGLERRAYCYDGDSHRLLPGPAVDFSDLQRHYALTNYDLRQCAAVVAVCGRLEPLVGAYGARGYRMLGIEVGQAAQSAYLAAAEADLGIGAVLGLDNPALDAMLGISGTDERSMLFLLLGRRRAPRTGYDHDLYRPRPTSEGAQR from the coding sequence TTGAGCACACCCGCCAGCACCCACGACGGTCCCGGCCGGATCCCGGACGACGGGGCCGTGGCGCTCGACTACGCCCGCCGGGCGTTCGAACGCCAGCGCGTCCCCCTGCCTCCCCCGGGTTTCCGGGTCGACTGGGACGACCAGCCCTTCCGCCACACCTTCTACCGGGACGCCCCCAAGCTGCCGTTGCCCGCCCCCTTCTCCGCCCCCGTCCCCGGCGGCGTGCTCGCCTCCGTGGAACGGGCGCGCGCCGCGCGGAACCCCGCCGCGACGCCGACGCCGGAGGAGCTGGCCGCCGCCCTGGCCTGCTACGCGGTCACCGGTCGCCGCGCCTCCCCGGACTGGAACGACGACAGCACGCGGCGGCTGCACGTCGGCCAGGCCGTGTGGTCGCGGCCCACCGCGTCGGGCGGCGGCATGTACCCGGTGGAGAGCTACCTGGTCGCCGGTCCCGACACGGTGCTGCCGTGCGGCGTCTACCACCACGACACCGCCCACCACGCGCTCGACCGGCTGTCGGTCCAGGACCGGACGGCGGCGCTGGAGGAGGCCAGCGGCGTGCGCGCGCCCCTGTACCTGGTGGCGACACTGCGCTTCTGGAAGAACTCCTTCAAGTACCACTCGTTCGCCTACCACGTGGTCACCCAGGACACCGGCGCCCTGCTGGGGTCGTGGCGGACGGTGCTCGCCGCCTTCGGGCACACGCCGCGGCCCGTCCTGTGGTTCGACGAGGCCCCGGTGAGCGCCGCGGTGGGCGTTGACGGCCGCACCGAGGCCCCGTTCCTGGTGCTTCCCCTCGGAGAGCGGACCGGCGGCCCCTCCCCCCGCCTGCTGCCCGGACCCGCCGCCCCGCTGCCGCGGGTGTGGGAGCGGTCCAGACGGGTGCGCTCCTTCGAACTGGTCGAGCAGGTGCACCTGGCCGCCCTGGTCGGCGACGCGCCCCGGCCCGCTCCGGAGGCGGGGGCCGACTGCGTCGCCGGGCCGCCGACCGGCGACGGCCCCTCCGTGCCGCTGCCCCCGGCCGAGGACGCCGCGGACGGCGGCGGCCTGGAGCGGGCGCTGCGGACCCGCCGCTCGGGTTTCGGCGTGCTGTCGGCGCGCCCCGCGCTGCACCCGGCCGAGCTGGGCCGGATCCTGCGGGCCGCCGAGCGGATCGGCCGCTGCCCCACCGACGTGGCCCCCGGGCCGGACCGGCGGCCGTGGGTGCGGCTGCGGCTGCTCGCCAACGCCGTGGACGGGCTGGAACGGCGCGCCTACTGCTACGACGGCGACTCCCACCGGCTGCTGCCCGGCCCCGCCGTGGACTTCTCCGACCTGCAGCGCCACTACGCGCTCACCAACTACGACCTGCGCCAGTGCGCCGCCGTGGTCGCCGTGTGCGGCCGCCTGGAGCCCCTGGTGGGCGCCTACGGCGCGCGCGGCTACCGGATGCTGGGCATCGAGGTGGGCCAGGCCGCCCAGAGCGCCTACCTCGCCGCCGCAGAAGCCGACCTGGGCATCGGCGCGGTCCTCGGCCTCGACAACCCCGCCCTCGACGCGATGCTGGGGATCTCCGGAACCGACGAGCGCAGCATGCTCTTTCTGCTGCTGGGCCGCAGGCGCGCCCCCCGCACCGGCTACGACCACGACCTGTACCGTCCGCGCCCGACCTCGGAAGGGGCACAGCGATGA